The Desulfomicrobium orale DSM 12838 genome includes a window with the following:
- a CDS encoding DVU_1553 family AMP-dependent CoA ligase has product MRPTPVDALTARRLNLALPLDRNRIEAAQMAALRRTVAHARANSPWYRQHLDIHAGDLRGREDLSHLPLLPAGELAAHADELLCVSRGDVARIMTLHTSGSTGAPKRIFFTRSDLESTLEFFREGMTALADGRDKVLVLLPFDRPDSTGDLLIRALAGGGVSASGYWPPDSGMAECVLKNGFSCVVGLPQHLLALSYGLPHGAVRTMLLCSDYAPSVLRERMENICGCETFVHYGATETGLGGGVECAAHDGCHMREADLLVEIVAPESGRPLPDGAEGEVVVTTLNRQAMPLIRYRTGDTARLTRTVCRCGGATARIYGIRGRRNLVRLDGGTLDSQTLDDALFALEGVLDYRAMLLGADGGDTLDIEMLARTEASTTECLRTLTGIPALAPMAARGRLRVSSIAAFSPSHTMKRVIADRRGRKS; this is encoded by the coding sequence GTGCGTCCCACGCCCGTTGACGCCCTGACCGCCCGCCGCCTGAATCTGGCTCTTCCTCTGGACCGGAATCGAATCGAGGCGGCGCAGATGGCCGCCCTGCGCCGGACAGTGGCTCATGCCCGGGCAAACAGCCCCTGGTACCGCCAGCACCTCGATATTCACGCCGGGGATTTACGCGGCCGGGAGGACTTGAGCCATCTGCCCCTGCTCCCGGCCGGGGAACTGGCCGCCCATGCGGATGAACTGCTGTGCGTATCCCGAGGTGACGTGGCCCGCATCATGACTCTGCATACTTCGGGCAGCACCGGCGCGCCCAAGCGGATATTTTTCACCCGCTCCGACCTTGAAAGCACCCTGGAATTTTTCCGGGAAGGCATGACGGCCCTTGCCGACGGCCGGGACAAGGTGCTGGTTCTGCTGCCCTTTGACCGCCCAGACAGCACGGGAGATCTGCTCATCCGGGCCCTGGCCGGAGGCGGCGTTTCCGCTTCCGGGTACTGGCCTCCTGATTCGGGCATGGCGGAGTGCGTCCTGAAAAACGGCTTTTCGTGCGTGGTGGGACTGCCCCAGCATCTGCTGGCCCTGTCGTACGGCCTGCCCCACGGCGCGGTGCGGACCATGCTGCTGTGCTCGGACTACGCCCCGTCTGTCTTGCGCGAACGGATGGAAAACATCTGCGGATGCGAGACCTTTGTGCATTACGGCGCCACGGAAACGGGCCTGGGAGGCGGCGTGGAATGCGCCGCCCATGACGGCTGCCACATGCGCGAGGCCGATCTGCTGGTGGAAATCGTGGCCCCGGAAAGCGGCCGGCCCCTGCCTGACGGCGCGGAGGGCGAGGTGGTCGTCACCACCCTGAACCGCCAAGCCATGCCGCTCATCCGCTACCGCACCGGCGATACGGCCAGGCTCACACGCACCGTCTGCCGGTGCGGCGGCGCCACGGCGAGAATTTACGGCATCCGGGGACGCCGGAACCTCGTCCGTCTGGACGGCGGTACGCTGGACAGCCAGACTCTGGATGACGCCCTCTTCGCCCTGGAGGGCGTGCTGGACTACCGGGCGATGCTGCTCGGTGCAGATGGCGGGGACACGCTGGATATCGAGATGCTGGCCCGAACGGAAGCCTCCACGACAGAATGCCTCCGGACGCTGACCGGCATCCCGGCGCTGGCCCCGATGGCGGCGCGAGGGAGACTCCGCGTCTCGTCCATAGCTGCCTTTTCCCCATCGCACACCATGAAACGCGTTATCGCCGACCGGCGCGGGAGGAAATCATGA
- the trsS gene encoding radical SAM (seleno)protein TrsS, which produces MPEQDPKRHLSHADSVCPQCLRRIRGELVQRGETVHLEKHCPEHGFFSAAVWRGNPPFSGWVRPKIPFPGGPREQTRRGCPFDCGLCSAHAQRTCTALVEVTERCNLCCPVCFADSGGNTPDPDLETLRRMFGRIMDRTGGCNLQLSGGEPTVREDLPDIVRAAGKAGFSFVQLNSNGLALALEPELAHLLKDAGLSSVFLQFDGVTDAVFRRLRGRDLLEVKCRAVENLAAAGLGVVLVPTIGRGVNLDQLWELVRFGLKHLPHVRGVHFQPVSYFGRVPADFVPDHVTLPEIMTGLARQSRGLVRTKDFLPPGCEHALCSFSGRFLVQEDGRLTRLGAARCDCAPQPAEAGALKSIAVTARQWTAPDSPPDGEGGDDLERFLRRARTHVFGISGMAFQDAWTLNLERLRGCCIHVARPDGRLIPFCAFNLTSRSGRPLYRPRRENPGQ; this is translated from the coding sequence ATGCCTGAACAGGATCCGAAGCGGCACCTGTCCCATGCGGACAGCGTATGCCCGCAATGCCTGCGCCGCATCCGGGGAGAGCTTGTCCAGCGCGGCGAAACCGTGCACCTGGAAAAACACTGCCCCGAACACGGCTTCTTCTCCGCCGCCGTCTGGCGCGGCAATCCGCCTTTCTCGGGCTGGGTCCGGCCCAAAATTCCCTTTCCGGGCGGCCCGCGCGAACAGACGCGGCGCGGATGCCCTTTCGACTGCGGGCTGTGCTCCGCCCACGCCCAGCGTACCTGCACGGCTCTGGTGGAAGTCACGGAGCGCTGCAATCTGTGCTGTCCGGTCTGCTTCGCCGACAGCGGCGGCAACACTCCGGACCCGGACCTGGAGACCCTGCGCCGCATGTTCGGCCGGATCATGGACCGCACCGGCGGCTGCAACCTGCAACTTTCGGGCGGGGAGCCCACCGTCCGCGAGGATCTGCCGGATATCGTCCGCGCAGCCGGAAAGGCCGGATTCTCCTTCGTGCAGCTCAACTCCAACGGTCTGGCTCTGGCCCTGGAACCGGAGCTGGCCCATCTGCTCAAGGATGCCGGGCTGTCGTCCGTCTTTCTGCAATTCGACGGAGTGACGGACGCCGTGTTCCGGCGGCTGCGCGGCCGGGACCTGCTGGAAGTGAAATGCCGGGCCGTGGAGAATCTGGCCGCGGCGGGTCTGGGTGTGGTGCTGGTGCCGACCATCGGACGCGGAGTGAACCTGGACCAGCTCTGGGAGCTTGTGCGCTTCGGCCTGAAACACCTGCCCCACGTACGCGGCGTGCATTTTCAGCCCGTGAGCTATTTCGGCCGCGTTCCCGCCGATTTTGTCCCGGATCACGTCACTCTGCCGGAAATCATGACCGGCCTGGCCCGGCAGAGCCGGGGGCTGGTCAGGACCAAAGACTTCCTGCCGCCGGGATGCGAGCACGCCCTGTGCTCCTTTTCGGGCCGCTTTCTGGTTCAGGAAGACGGAAGACTCACGCGCCTTGGAGCAGCCCGCTGCGACTGCGCCCCGCAACCGGCCGAGGCCGGAGCCCTGAAATCCATCGCCGTCACGGCCAGACAGTGGACCGCCCCGGATTCTCCTCCGGACGGGGAAGGCGGCGACGATCTGGAGCGTTTTCTGCGCCGGGCGCGCACCCATGTATTCGGCATTTCGGGCATGGCCTTTCAGGACGCCTGGACTCTCAATCTGGAACGGCTGCGCGGCTGCTGCATCCATGTGGCCCGGCCCGACGGCCGTCTCATTCCCTTTTGCGCCTTCAACCTGACTTCCCGCTCGGGACGGCCCCTGTACCGGCCCAGACGGGAAAACCCTGGGCAGTGA
- a CDS encoding DVU_1555 family C-GCAxxG-C-C protein, whose amino-acid sequence MSDYDLDILRLGHAGYCCAQVVMLLGLEQSGADNPGLVRAMAGLCYGFSSSRGACGTLTGAACLLSWYAGKGAPEEEAHERLPLMQAELAEWFEQYARERFGGIRCADIVDDGKPDPQTCGGLVAECFGKVMTLLAENGIDPLDAAHA is encoded by the coding sequence ATGAGCGACTACGATCTCGACATCCTGCGTCTGGGACATGCGGGCTATTGCTGCGCTCAGGTCGTCATGCTTCTGGGTCTTGAGCAGTCCGGCGCGGACAACCCAGGTCTGGTCCGGGCCATGGCCGGGCTGTGCTACGGCTTTTCCTCCAGCCGGGGAGCCTGCGGAACGCTGACCGGCGCGGCCTGTCTGCTGTCCTGGTACGCGGGCAAGGGAGCACCGGAAGAGGAAGCCCACGAGCGACTGCCCCTCATGCAGGCCGAACTGGCCGAATGGTTCGAGCAATACGCCCGGGAGCGTTTCGGCGGCATCCGCTGCGCGGACATCGTGGACGACGGCAAACCCGATCCACAGACCTGCGGCGGTCTGGTGGCGGAATGCTTCGGCAAGGTGATGACCCTGCTGGCGGAAAACGGCATCGATCCTCTGGACGCAGCCCATGCCTGA
- the trsM gene encoding DVU_1556 family methyltransferase — translation MHSRHDMTTLHLSDPVRRTLGATLRPGGELLTRRMLELAAPEPGSMALDAGCGTGATLALLRDYGLRPLGLDLDATLLGEARKTGVRAVRGDLARMPLAPACMNLVICECAWNLTDKSLAMTEFARVLRPGGRLLLSDIFARGETNSSWPVRCCFAQAATLDDTRKRMEAAGFAVEALEDHSPLLARTAAEFVFRHGSLHGFWRAVTGDEKMAAEACQAAQSSRPGLFLLVAVRKPGVSATPPAPSENENLKDPGPAINTRSFP, via the coding sequence ATGCATTCCAGGCACGACATGACCACCCTGCACCTCTCAGATCCCGTACGCCGGACTCTGGGAGCGACTCTGCGCCCCGGCGGCGAACTCCTGACCCGGCGCATGCTGGAACTGGCCGCGCCGGAACCCGGCAGCATGGCGCTGGACGCCGGATGCGGGACCGGAGCCACTCTGGCCCTGTTGCGGGACTACGGCCTGCGCCCCCTGGGGCTCGATCTGGACGCCACCCTGCTCGGCGAGGCACGCAAGACGGGTGTCCGGGCTGTGCGGGGTGATCTGGCCCGCATGCCGCTGGCCCCGGCCTGCATGAATCTGGTCATCTGCGAATGCGCGTGGAATCTGACGGACAAGAGCTTGGCCATGACGGAATTCGCGCGCGTACTCAGACCCGGAGGCAGACTTCTTCTCTCCGACATTTTTGCACGCGGCGAAACGAACAGCTCCTGGCCCGTACGCTGCTGCTTCGCCCAGGCCGCCACTCTGGACGATACCCGGAAGCGGATGGAAGCGGCCGGATTTGCAGTGGAAGCGCTGGAAGACCACTCCCCCCTGCTGGCCCGGACAGCGGCGGAGTTCGTTTTCCGCCATGGTTCCCTGCACGGTTTCTGGCGGGCCGTGACCGGCGACGAAAAAATGGCCGCCGAGGCCTGCCAGGCGGCGCAATCCAGCCGTCCCGGACTCTTTCTGCTGGTAGCCGTGCGAAAACCCGGAGTCTCCGCCACGCCGCCCGCACCGTCAGAGAATGAAAATCTGAAAGACCCCGGCCCCGCCATCAACACAAGGAGTTTTCCATGA
- a CDS encoding DVU_1557 family redox protein, translating into MSLSFLPEDMNWTCRPCGARLKPGKTELTYLGGSFQVELPVCPVCGRVFIYEALAMGRMLEVEQLLEDK; encoded by the coding sequence ATGAGCCTCAGTTTTCTGCCCGAGGACATGAACTGGACATGCCGGCCCTGCGGCGCGCGTCTTAAACCGGGCAAGACCGAGCTGACCTACCTGGGCGGCTCTTTTCAGGTGGAACTGCCGGTCTGTCCCGTGTGCGGACGGGTTTTCATCTACGAAGCGCTGGCCATGGGCCGTATGCTCGAAGTGGAACAGCTGCTGGAAGACAAATGA
- a CDS encoding pyridine nucleotide-disulfide oxidoreductase/dicluster-binding protein: protein MDQKELREWEAKCIQEEPPACRAGCPLGVDARAFVLAMGRDNPRAAWAVLEKTMPLAGITARLCEAPCEKFCLRKDLGGPLAIGLLERSCAARCDTRAKILRLPARPKKAAVIGSGPSSLAVAFDLGKKGYPVTVYHLDTAPGGWLRDLPDEILPARVLDEEIRILESLRVFFAAAESLDLALIEAHPADAVYIGQDDHTDPALLAALGKADARTMALEKPGWFTGGAVPCEFRFIGALSHGREAATSMDRHLQGASLTASRVFPRSGHTDLFTNLQGIRPEPRIVPAPPGGYVPQEATQEASRCIDCQCLECVRHCVYLREYGAYPKTYARRVFNNSAIVQGARQANKFINSCALCGQCEVLCPNSFSMADMCLDARRQMVREKRMPPSAHWFALEEMRSARSEGALLAHGPGQDKSAVLFFPGCQLAGIRPDQTARLYERLLELEPATGVWLDCCGAPAHWSGRTGEFSGLCDDLRQLWEQSGQPRILAACSTCLKMFREHLPGLEVLSVWIFLAEHPVKGTAAPGLPLALSDPCTARHDGLTRAAVRALLEKAGQPLAPLPMSGELTECCGFGGLMDSANPDLARKTAEARAAQSDDCFLTYCAMCRDQLARTRKPVLHMLDVLFPDAAHPAGEPPAGISTRRANRRRLKNDLLSGCGRPPAPAAPWESLPLSISGPVAELLEKRRILEDDLRRVLFRAKESGEYFTHGEDGREVASARLGEVTFWVEYRPLDGGSEILNVWSHRMRIGKEGA, encoded by the coding sequence ATGGACCAGAAGGAACTGCGGGAATGGGAAGCCAAATGCATCCAGGAAGAACCGCCCGCATGCCGGGCCGGGTGTCCTCTGGGCGTGGATGCACGGGCCTTCGTCCTGGCCATGGGACGGGACAATCCGCGCGCGGCCTGGGCCGTGCTGGAAAAAACCATGCCACTGGCGGGCATCACGGCCAGACTGTGCGAAGCGCCGTGCGAAAAATTCTGCCTGCGAAAAGATCTGGGCGGCCCGCTGGCCATCGGCCTGCTGGAGCGATCCTGTGCGGCCCGCTGCGATACGCGGGCCAAAATTCTGCGTCTGCCCGCCCGGCCCAAGAAGGCGGCCGTCATCGGCTCGGGGCCGAGCAGTCTGGCGGTGGCCTTCGACCTGGGCAAAAAAGGCTACCCGGTCACCGTATATCATCTGGACACGGCACCCGGAGGCTGGCTGCGCGATCTGCCCGATGAAATCCTGCCCGCCCGCGTTCTGGACGAGGAGATCCGCATTCTGGAATCTTTGCGCGTGTTCTTTGCCGCCGCCGAATCTCTGGATCTGGCGCTGATTGAGGCCCATCCGGCCGACGCCGTGTACATCGGCCAGGACGACCATACCGATCCAGCCCTGCTGGCGGCTCTGGGCAAGGCCGACGCCCGGACCATGGCCCTGGAAAAACCGGGCTGGTTCACCGGAGGCGCGGTCCCGTGCGAATTCCGTTTCATCGGCGCCCTGTCCCACGGCCGGGAAGCGGCGACCTCCATGGACCGCCATCTTCAGGGCGCGTCTCTTACGGCCAGCCGCGTCTTTCCCCGCTCCGGACACACGGACCTGTTCACCAATCTTCAGGGCATCCGTCCCGAGCCACGCATCGTGCCGGCACCGCCCGGCGGGTACGTGCCCCAGGAGGCCACGCAGGAAGCCTCGCGCTGCATCGACTGCCAGTGTCTGGAATGCGTGCGCCACTGCGTGTACCTCAGGGAATACGGTGCCTACCCCAAAACCTACGCCCGGCGGGTGTTCAACAATTCGGCCATTGTCCAGGGCGCGCGGCAGGCCAACAAGTTCATCAATTCCTGCGCCCTGTGCGGGCAGTGCGAAGTTCTCTGTCCCAACAGCTTTTCCATGGCCGACATGTGTCTGGACGCCCGGCGGCAGATGGTCCGCGAAAAGCGCATGCCGCCCTCGGCCCACTGGTTCGCTCTGGAGGAAATGCGTTCGGCCAGGTCAGAAGGCGCGCTGCTGGCCCACGGTCCGGGACAGGACAAAAGCGCGGTGCTGTTTTTTCCGGGCTGTCAGCTGGCGGGCATCCGGCCGGACCAGACCGCGCGGCTGTATGAGCGCCTGCTGGAACTGGAACCGGCCACCGGAGTCTGGCTGGACTGTTGCGGCGCTCCGGCTCACTGGTCCGGACGGACCGGGGAATTTTCCGGCCTGTGCGACGATCTCCGGCAGCTTTGGGAACAGTCCGGACAACCGCGCATTCTGGCCGCCTGTTCCACATGTCTGAAGATGTTCCGAGAACACCTGCCCGGCCTTGAAGTGCTGTCCGTGTGGATCTTTCTGGCCGAACATCCTGTGAAAGGGACGGCTGCCCCTGGCCTCCCGCTGGCCCTGTCGGATCCATGCACCGCGCGCCATGACGGCCTGACCCGTGCGGCCGTCCGAGCTCTGCTGGAAAAGGCCGGACAGCCCCTGGCCCCGCTTCCCATGTCCGGCGAACTGACCGAATGCTGCGGTTTCGGCGGGCTCATGGACAGCGCCAATCCCGATCTGGCCCGTAAAACGGCCGAAGCCAGAGCCGCCCAGAGCGACGACTGCTTTCTGACTTACTGCGCCATGTGCCGGGACCAGCTGGCCAGAACCAGAAAGCCCGTCCTGCATATGCTGGACGTGCTCTTCCCCGATGCCGCCCATCCGGCCGGCGAACCTCCGGCGGGCATTTCCACGCGCCGGGCGAACCGCCGCCGCCTGAAAAACGATCTGCTTTCCGGTTGCGGACGGCCTCCAGCGCCTGCAGCTCCCTGGGAAAGCCTGCCCCTCTCCATTTCCGGGCCCGTGGCCGAATTGCTGGAAAAGCGGCGCATTCTGGAGGACGATCTGCGCCGGGTGCTTTTCCGGGCCAAAGAAAGCGGAGAATATTTCACTCACGGGGAAGACGGCCGGGAAGTGGCCTCGGCCCGGCTGGGCGAAGTCACCTTCTGGGTGGAATACCGGCCTCTGGACGGCGGCTCCGAAATCCTGAACGTCTGGAGCCACCGCATGCGGATCGGCAAGGAGGGCGCATGA
- a CDS encoding molybdopterin-dependent aldehyde oxidoreductase: MIKKTIVVNGVARNLVVDAEDTLADVIRRSLGLTGTKVGCGEGQCGACSVLMDGKVVRSCATRMKRVEDGANITTIEGIGTPASPHPLQLSWMLHGAAQCGFCSPGFIVSAKGLLDSNPRPTREEVRDWFQKHRNACRCTGYKPLVDAVMDAAKVLRGEKSAADLEYKIPSDGRVWGTRHPRPSALGKVTGTLDYGADLGLKLPENALMCALVQAEVSHAKILSIDTSEAEKMPGVYKVVTHKDVKGKNRITGLITFPTNKGDGWDRPILCDEKIFQYGDAIAIVCADTEKNAKTAAKKVKVEIEQLPEYMSAPAAMAEDAIEIHPGTPNVYYIQKVAKGEETAPIFDQADVVVEGSYYTQRQPHLPIEPDCGFAYIDDDGKLIIHSKSIGLHLHLYMIAPGLGLEPDQLALVQNPTGGTFGYKFSPTMEALIGAAALATGRPVYLGYNYRQQQAYTGKRSPFFTTVRYAATKDGKLLGMETDWTVDHGPYSEFGDLLTLRGAQYIGAGYDIPNIRGEGRTVCTNHAWGAAFRGYGSPESEFGSESLMDELAEKLGMDPFELRYKNVYRKGSTTPTGQDPEVYSLPEMFDLMRPKYEAAKKRAAAASGNGLKRGVGVALGVYGAGLDGADSAEADAELMPDGSVTIYDCWQDHGQGADMGTLGTAHEALRPLGIGPDRIRLVMNDTRLAPNTGPAGGSRSQVVGGQAIINACEQLIKAMTKPGGGFRTYDEMVQEKLPLRYNGKWTAPAKDCDADGQGNPFACYMYGLFLAEVAVDTATGKTTTEKMTIVGDIGVVNNYSLVDGQVYGGLAQGIGLALTEDYEDLKKHATIRGAGIPYIKDIPDDMEIIYVETPRPAGPFGASGVGEMPLTAPHAAVINAIYNACGARVRELPALPEKVLAAMKK; this comes from the coding sequence ATGATCAAGAAAACAATCGTGGTCAACGGAGTCGCCAGAAATCTCGTAGTGGACGCGGAAGATACCCTGGCCGACGTCATCCGCAGAAGTCTCGGTCTGACCGGCACCAAGGTCGGCTGCGGCGAGGGTCAGTGCGGCGCGTGCAGCGTCCTCATGGACGGCAAAGTCGTCCGCTCCTGCGCCACCAGGATGAAACGCGTGGAGGACGGAGCGAACATCACCACCATCGAGGGCATCGGCACCCCGGCCAGTCCCCATCCGCTCCAGCTGTCCTGGATGCTGCACGGCGCCGCCCAGTGCGGCTTCTGCTCTCCAGGCTTCATCGTCTCGGCCAAGGGGCTTCTGGATTCCAACCCCAGGCCCACGCGGGAAGAAGTCCGCGACTGGTTCCAGAAACACCGCAATGCCTGCCGGTGTACCGGTTACAAGCCTCTGGTGGACGCCGTCATGGACGCGGCCAAGGTGCTGCGCGGAGAAAAGAGCGCGGCGGATCTGGAGTACAAAATTCCCTCCGACGGCCGCGTCTGGGGCACCAGACATCCCCGGCCCTCGGCCCTGGGCAAGGTCACCGGCACTCTGGACTACGGCGCGGATCTGGGCCTGAAACTGCCGGAAAACGCTCTCATGTGCGCCCTGGTCCAGGCCGAGGTATCTCACGCCAAAATCCTGTCCATCGACACGTCTGAAGCCGAAAAGATGCCCGGCGTGTACAAGGTGGTCACACACAAGGACGTCAAGGGCAAAAACCGCATCACCGGCCTCATCACCTTCCCCACCAACAAGGGCGACGGCTGGGACCGCCCCATTCTGTGCGATGAGAAAATCTTCCAGTACGGCGACGCCATAGCCATCGTCTGCGCCGACACGGAGAAAAACGCCAAGACCGCGGCCAAAAAAGTGAAGGTGGAGATAGAACAGCTGCCCGAATACATGAGCGCTCCCGCAGCCATGGCCGAGGACGCCATCGAAATCCATCCGGGCACGCCCAACGTCTATTACATCCAGAAGGTGGCCAAGGGCGAGGAAACGGCCCCCATCTTCGACCAGGCCGACGTGGTCGTCGAAGGCAGCTATTACACCCAGCGCCAGCCCCATCTGCCCATCGAGCCGGACTGCGGCTTCGCCTACATCGACGACGACGGCAAACTGATCATCCATTCCAAATCCATCGGCCTGCACCTGCATCTGTACATGATCGCGCCGGGCCTGGGTCTGGAGCCCGATCAGCTGGCTCTGGTGCAGAACCCCACGGGCGGCACCTTCGGCTACAAGTTCAGCCCGACCATGGAAGCCCTGATCGGCGCGGCGGCCCTGGCCACCGGACGGCCCGTATATCTGGGTTACAACTACCGCCAGCAGCAGGCCTACACCGGCAAGCGCTCGCCCTTCTTCACCACTGTGCGCTACGCCGCCACCAAGGACGGCAAGCTTCTGGGCATGGAAACGGACTGGACCGTGGACCACGGCCCATACTCGGAGTTCGGCGATCTGCTGACCCTGCGCGGCGCCCAGTACATCGGCGCGGGCTACGACATCCCCAACATCCGCGGCGAAGGCCGGACGGTCTGCACCAACCACGCCTGGGGCGCGGCCTTCCGCGGCTACGGCTCGCCGGAGAGCGAGTTCGGTTCCGAATCCCTGATGGACGAGCTGGCTGAAAAGCTGGGCATGGACCCCTTTGAACTGCGCTATAAAAACGTCTACCGTAAGGGTTCCACCACACCCACGGGTCAAGATCCGGAAGTGTACAGTCTGCCCGAGATGTTCGACCTCATGCGGCCCAAATACGAGGCAGCCAAAAAGCGCGCGGCCGCCGCATCCGGCAACGGTCTCAAACGCGGAGTCGGCGTGGCCCTCGGCGTGTACGGCGCGGGTCTGGACGGCGCGGACAGCGCCGAAGCAGACGCCGAACTCATGCCCGACGGCAGCGTGACCATTTACGACTGCTGGCAGGATCACGGCCAGGGCGCGGACATGGGCACCCTGGGCACGGCCCACGAGGCCCTGCGGCCCCTCGGCATCGGCCCGGACAGGATCCGTCTGGTCATGAACGACACCCGTCTGGCTCCCAATACCGGCCCGGCGGGCGGCAGCCGGTCCCAGGTGGTAGGCGGGCAGGCCATCATCAACGCCTGTGAGCAGCTCATCAAGGCCATGACCAAGCCCGGAGGCGGTTTCCGCACCTACGATGAGATGGTCCAGGAAAAACTGCCTCTGCGCTACAACGGCAAGTGGACGGCCCCGGCCAAGGACTGCGATGCCGACGGACAGGGCAATCCCTTCGCCTGCTACATGTACGGCCTGTTTCTGGCCGAAGTGGCGGTGGATACGGCCACGGGCAAGACCACCACGGAAAAAATGACCATTGTGGGCGACATCGGCGTGGTCAACAACTACTCTCTGGTGGACGGACAGGTATACGGCGGCCTGGCCCAGGGCATCGGCCTGGCCCTGACCGAAGACTATGAGGACCTGAAGAAGCACGCCACCATCCGGGGCGCGGGCATTCCGTATATCAAGGACATTCCTGACGACATGGAGATCATCTATGTGGAAACCCCGCGTCCGGCCGGACCGTTCGGCGCCTCCGGTGTGGGCGAGATGCCACTGACCGCGCCCCACGCGGCCGTGATCAACGCCATCTACAACGCCTGTGGAGCCCGCGTGCGCGAACTCCCGGCCCTGCCGGAGAAGGTTCTGGCGGCCATGAAGAAGTAA
- a CDS encoding molybdopterin-binding protein, whose protein sequence is MKTIPVEDAVGTVLCHDITRIVPGRCKEPAFRRGHVVRPEDIPALLDIGKANLFVFDPRDGYVHEDECALRLARAASGPGISIGSPSEGKSSLTASHDGLLRIDTEALLRLNSVPDITFATIHTGQFVKAGRMVAGTRIIPLAIPEDILRQAEDICAGNAPLIEVRPLRAARVGVVTTGSEVYTGRIKDGFGPVLKRKFEHLGSSILDQVFVSDQVDMTMDAISDLAGRGADFIAVTGGMSVDPDDQTPAAIRRTGAEVVSYGAPMYPGAMFMLAYLGDIPVVGLPGCVMYHKASIFDLAVPRLLAGERLSRQDIEALGHGGLCENCPDCRYPVCGFGKA, encoded by the coding sequence ATGAAAACCATTCCCGTTGAAGACGCCGTCGGCACGGTGCTGTGCCATGACATCACCCGCATCGTTCCGGGCCGCTGCAAGGAGCCCGCATTCCGGCGCGGGCATGTGGTCCGCCCCGAAGACATCCCCGCCCTGCTCGACATCGGCAAGGCCAACCTCTTCGTCTTCGACCCCAGAGACGGCTACGTGCACGAGGACGAATGCGCCCTGCGTCTGGCCAGGGCGGCCTCAGGGCCGGGAATCTCCATCGGTTCCCCGAGTGAGGGCAAATCCTCCCTTACTGCGAGCCATGACGGCCTGCTGCGCATCGACACGGAAGCGCTCCTGCGCCTCAACTCCGTTCCCGACATCACCTTCGCTACCATTCACACCGGCCAGTTCGTCAAAGCCGGACGGATGGTGGCCGGCACCCGCATCATCCCTCTGGCCATACCCGAAGACATATTGCGCCAAGCCGAAGACATCTGCGCCGGGAACGCCCCGCTCATCGAGGTGCGCCCCCTGCGAGCGGCCCGGGTCGGCGTGGTGACCACCGGCAGCGAGGTCTACACCGGACGGATCAAGGACGGTTTCGGCCCCGTTCTCAAACGGAAATTCGAGCATCTGGGGTCCTCCATCCTGGATCAGGTATTCGTTTCGGACCAGGTGGACATGACCATGGACGCCATTTCGGATCTGGCCGGACGGGGAGCGGATTTCATCGCCGTGACCGGCGGCATGAGCGTGGATCCGGACGATCAGACTCCGGCGGCCATCCGCCGGACCGGAGCGGAAGTGGTTTCATACGGCGCGCCCATGTACCCCGGAGCCATGTTCATGCTGGCCTATCTGGGAGATATTCCCGTGGTGGGGCTGCCGGGCTGCGTCATGTACCACAAGGCCAGCATCTTCGATCTGGCCGTGCCGCGCCTGCTGGCCGGAGAACGCCTCTCCAGGCAGGACATCGAGGCTCTGGGGCACGGAGGACTGTGCGAAAACTGTCCGGACTGCCGCTACCCGGTCTGCGGGTTTGGAAAGGCGTAG